The following proteins are encoded in a genomic region of Cellulomonas sp. ES6:
- a CDS encoding ATP-binding cassette domain-containing protein produces the protein MALLEVRGVTKTFAARGRTVHALRGVDLDLDTARTLALVGESGSGKSTLGRVVAGLHGATAGTASFGGFDLLGPWDRERRRSVQMVFQNPYQSLDSRWTVEAILREPLARLTAERGAAAGARVTELLDLVGLPDAMRGRLPGELSGGQQQRVAIARALAPRPDLVVLDEPTSGLDQSVRGRIVRLLRELQQTTQAAYLFITHDISVVRQIAHEVAVMHAGLVVERGTTAAVLDTPQDDYTRTLLAAVPVADPRRRARRLPGAAPAATDPNPEEIA, from the coding sequence ATGGCGCTGCTTGAGGTGCGGGGCGTCACCAAGACGTTCGCCGCCCGGGGGCGGACCGTCCACGCGCTGCGGGGCGTGGACCTGGACCTGGACACGGCCCGGACGCTCGCGCTGGTCGGCGAGTCCGGGTCGGGCAAGTCGACGCTCGGCCGGGTCGTCGCCGGGCTGCACGGCGCCACCGCCGGGACCGCGAGCTTCGGCGGGTTCGACCTGCTCGGGCCGTGGGACCGCGAGCGCCGGCGGTCCGTGCAGATGGTGTTCCAGAACCCGTACCAGTCCCTGGACTCCCGGTGGACCGTCGAGGCGATCCTGCGCGAGCCGCTCGCCCGGCTGACCGCCGAGCGCGGGGCCGCCGCCGGGGCCCGGGTCACGGAGCTGCTGGACCTGGTGGGCCTGCCGGACGCGATGCGCGGCCGGCTGCCCGGCGAGCTGTCCGGCGGCCAGCAGCAGCGGGTGGCGATCGCGCGGGCCCTCGCGCCCCGGCCCGACCTCGTGGTGCTCGACGAGCCGACCTCCGGGCTGGACCAGTCGGTGCGCGGGCGGATCGTCCGGCTGCTGCGCGAGCTCCAGCAGACCACGCAGGCCGCGTACCTGTTCATCACGCACGACATCTCGGTGGTGCGGCAGATCGCCCACGAGGTCGCGGTGATGCACGCCGGCCTCGTCGTCGAGCGCGGCACGACCGCCGCCGTGCTCGACACCCCGCAGGACGACTACACCCGCACGCTGCTGGCCGCCGTCCCGGTGGCCGACCCGCGGCGTCGCGCCCGCCGGCTGCCCGGCGCGGCGCCGGCGGCGACCGACCCGAACCCGGAGGAGATCGCATGA
- a CDS encoding ABC transporter ATP-binding protein, whose protein sequence is MTTPVLELDRLSVAVTRTGTPLLRDVSLSVRPGEVVGLVGESGSGKSMTSLAVMGVLPDGIAVTGGRVLVSGADATATARRSVAHRFAMIFQNPQDSLNPLMRVGEQIARMVRLHQRDGAGADRRSARAEAERLLGRVHIADPARVGRAYPHQLSGGMCQRVMIAMALACRPALLIADEPTTALDVTVQAQILTLLTELADETGCGVLLITHDLGVVAEVCDRVAVLYRGDLVETTGVVELFESPQHEYTRYLVAAGEEAGDGAA, encoded by the coding sequence GTGACCACCCCCGTGCTCGAGCTCGACCGGCTCTCGGTGGCCGTGACCCGCACCGGCACCCCGCTGCTGCGCGACGTCAGCCTCAGCGTGCGCCCCGGCGAGGTCGTCGGCCTGGTCGGCGAGTCCGGCTCCGGCAAGTCCATGACCTCGCTCGCGGTCATGGGCGTGCTGCCCGACGGCATCGCGGTCACCGGCGGGCGGGTGCTGGTGTCCGGGGCGGACGCCACCGCGACCGCCCGGCGCTCGGTGGCGCACCGGTTCGCGATGATCTTCCAGAACCCGCAGGACTCGCTCAACCCCCTGATGCGCGTCGGCGAGCAGATCGCCCGGATGGTGCGGCTGCACCAGCGCGACGGCGCCGGGGCCGACCGCCGGTCCGCGCGCGCCGAGGCGGAGCGGCTGCTCGGCCGGGTGCACATCGCGGACCCGGCGCGCGTCGGCCGGGCCTACCCGCACCAGCTCTCCGGCGGCATGTGCCAGCGCGTGATGATCGCGATGGCGCTGGCCTGCCGCCCGGCGCTGCTGATCGCCGACGAGCCGACCACCGCCCTGGACGTGACCGTGCAGGCGCAGATCCTCACGCTCCTGACCGAGCTCGCGGACGAGACCGGCTGCGGCGTGCTCCTCATCACGCACGACCTCGGGGTCGTCGCGGAGGTCTGCGACCGCGTCGCCGTGCTGTACCGCGGCGACCTCGTGGAGACCACCGGGGTCGTCGAGCTGTTCGAGTCCCCGCAGCACGAGTACACGCGGTACCTGGTGGCCGCGGGCGAGGAGGCCGGCGATGGCGCTGCTTGA
- a CDS encoding ABC transporter permease has translation MTQPAPPAAGPATAAPALLSTADAARVRSRRPRPFLWTGAGILAVLVVVGVVGPFLVADPLAVEPSDALQAPSAAHWFGTDFYGRDVFARAVHAIRLDLVLGVSIALLAMVVGSALGVVSGYVGGRVDDVVMRCVDVLMSFPGFVLAMILLLAIGESTPQLALALAVAAVPPFVRLVRAEALAQRELAYVDGARVAGAGWLRIAFGHVLPHSVRPAAVQFTLVCGYSILNVAGLAYLGIGIHAPTPEWGVMVAEGAQNMLTGQWWTAFFPGLLIAVTVTGLHFVGDDLGGDR, from the coding sequence ATGACCCAGCCCGCCCCGCCCGCCGCCGGACCCGCGACCGCCGCCCCGGCCCTGCTCTCCACCGCCGACGCCGCCCGCGTCCGCAGCCGCCGGCCCCGGCCGTTCCTGTGGACCGGCGCCGGCATCCTCGCCGTGCTCGTGGTGGTCGGCGTCGTCGGACCGTTCCTGGTCGCCGACCCGCTGGCCGTCGAGCCGTCGGACGCGCTGCAGGCCCCGTCCGCGGCCCACTGGTTCGGGACCGACTTCTACGGCCGCGACGTCTTCGCCCGGGCGGTGCACGCCATCCGGCTGGACCTGGTGCTGGGCGTGAGCATCGCGCTGCTCGCCATGGTCGTGGGGTCCGCGCTCGGGGTGGTGTCCGGCTACGTCGGGGGCCGGGTGGACGACGTCGTCATGCGGTGCGTGGACGTGCTCATGTCGTTCCCCGGCTTCGTGCTCGCGATGATCCTGCTTCTGGCGATCGGCGAGAGCACCCCCCAGCTCGCGCTCGCGCTGGCGGTCGCGGCGGTGCCGCCCTTCGTGCGGCTGGTGCGCGCCGAGGCGCTCGCGCAGCGGGAGCTGGCGTACGTCGACGGCGCGCGGGTGGCCGGCGCGGGCTGGCTGCGGATCGCGTTCGGGCACGTGCTGCCCCACTCGGTCCGGCCGGCGGCCGTGCAGTTCACGCTCGTGTGCGGGTACTCGATCCTCAACGTCGCGGGCCTGGCGTACCTGGGCATCGGCATCCACGCCCCCACGCCCGAGTGGGGCGTCATGGTCGCCGAGGGCGCGCAGAACATGCTGACCGGCCAGTGGTGGACGGCGTTCTTCCCCGGCCTGCTCATCGCGGTGACCGTGACCGGCCTGCACTTCGTCGGCGACGACCTGGGAGGCGACCGGTGA